Genomic DNA from Bifidobacterium sp. ESL0769:
CGCACGTTGCGAAGTGTATTCAACCAGTTTTCGGTTCCCGCCAGTTTCGGTGAGCAGCTGGCGATCAAGCACCAAGCGGCACACGTTCATAAGCAATTGGTAGCTGGCGTTATTGCGCTCGAACCGCAGCCTCGCCCAATCGACACGACGCACATCCACGAATTGCATGTCCTGCATGCTGATGAGGCATCGCTTCAGATCGCGCCTTCTCGGCTTGCGTACCCCGGGCCTGTCAATCATCAGCCTTGCCGTGGTCTTGAGTATCCGATTCTTGTAAGTGTCAGCTAACAGCTCATCGTAGACGCAGGAGACCTTATTACTCCCGGCCATTCTCAGCCGCGCGGTGTCGGCCATATCGATTCGCCCACGGATGCCATGCATTCGCTCGTGTTCCGGTCGGTACATCCGTTCGAAACCGCGTTTGCGCTGCGTGGATATTCCAATGGCGAGAATCGCGGCCATCAGGTCATCGATAGTCTCGAAATCCTCGGTTTCCAGCCTGGCATATTGTTTGAATTGCAAGGCCTTGAACGCATAAGCCATCATGTAGTAGATGTTCTTGATGACGACTTGGTCTTCCGCTCGCATGGTTATTTCACGCATTCAAGGAGTTTGTTGGATTCCGTATCGACCTTATCTTTATTGTCGAACCAATATTCCTGAATCAGTGGGATGAGTTCGTATCGTGCGATCGAACGAGCGAAATTGTCATCGTCACCATCGTTGTTCTCACAGAAATAGCTGTGCCCTATGCAGAACCCCTCGCCCAAAGCATCGTCTTCGGCGATGTCACGGTTCAGGCTTCTCACCGCTTCTACCAGAGCCGTCAATCGCGAATCGTCACGCTTCGCCAGCTGTTCTTGGAACTTCTTATTGTCAAGAGCAGGCTTCATGGTGAAGAACGCAAACCTCCTGCGTAACGCGTAGTCGATGAGCGCCAGACCACGATCGGCCGTGTTCATCATGCCAATGATATACAGGTTTTCAGGCACATAAAACGGCTCTTGCGAAACCGTAAGAGTTACGCTCTCGTCAGGGCCACGATGGTCCTCTTCGATGGTCATAAGCAGCTCGCCAAACACTTTCGAGATATTGGCACGGTTGATCTCATCGATGATGAAGAAATACGATTCGTCGGGATGGGCGATTGCCTCGCGGACAAACTCCACGAACACACCCGGCACCATCTTGAATCCGTTGCCGTCGTCAGTCGGACGATACCCATACACGAATTCGTCATAGCTCGTGTTCTGATGGAATTGCACGAACTTGATATGGCCGTCGTCCTTGCACCCCAACATGTCCCACGCAAGCCGCTTGGCAGCGAAGGTCTTGCCCGTACCTGGAGCGCCCTGCAGAATCACGTTTTTCTTGCGTTCCAGCAGCCCTTTCAGCTCGCCTAAGTCATCAGAAGTTAAGAACACGTCATCCAGGAAATCCTTGTCGCCATACGGTTCCACCTCGGCCTTGCTTATCGGCGAGGACTCGGACTCGGTTGAAGTTTCTGGTTTATCGGCATACAGCGGATAGCTCGAAAGATCCATGTTCTTGAGCGCCTCCATTACTTCCGGGCGCAATTTCCATGCATAAGTTCCGTGACGATGTTTCGCCACAGACTGTCCCAGACATAGCACCGAATAATATGCATATGAGTTATTTGGCTGGTCGATAGCCGCCAAACCGACTTTCTTGGCGACTTTCTCCCCCAATGTCGAGATATTGCTGAGGTAGAAGTGCATTCCTCGGCCATATCGATCGCCCAACTCCGCACATGTCATTCCCTCTGGGTTTTCCGCCAAGCATTTCAAGGTAATAAGGTTATTTGCGGTGGTTATCGTCGAATCACGAAGAATCTGCTCCCATTGTTCCGCGTCGATACCATTATCACGCTTCTTTCGTGGAGGATACCAATAGTCAGACTGCTGGGCCTCATATGAAAGACGATAAGGCGTTTTGGAAGTCAAATCGCTCAGTTCACCCAGAAACTCAAGATAAACCTCGCCATCTACGGATCGAGGCAGCTCAATCTGCAATTTAACCGCTAGATACTTTTCAAGATCGCCATAAATTGGAAGGTATGCTTCGGGTCTTATCCAGAACAGCCCCTTGGTCAGCTTCGTGAGGCTGATATCATCCTGCTTATCCATGCGATTGAATGCAGCGATGAAATCCCGAACAATTACAGCGTCTTGATCATCACCTGCGTCATCGTCAGCATTATCGTCCACATCCTCATCCGCGCAGCGCATAGCGGCTTCGAACATTTCCCAGTTATGCTCCACAGTGTCGATTCTGTCATCCCAATATTGCCAATGTTGTGGATTCGTCACCGGGATTCCGTCAAAATCTCCAGGCAGCGACATATCCAAATCAAATTGGGCGAGAATGGTCTTGATGGCATCAATGCGTTTATCTTCCTGCTGCAGTTTCCAGTTGAACATCGAGAAGAACGTGAACGGGTCCATGTCGTTGAAACGTTCACCCAAAATCTGCTCAACGATATCCACTAACGCACCGTGATTATCCCGATAATCCAAAAGTTTGGTAGCAATGGCTTCATAAACTGGAATCCAAGTGAACTCTTCTTGCTGCTGAATCCCATCCGACGTCTTTGCCATCATCGCCCCTTTGCTTTTAGCCGAAGCTTTCTTTCAAATCTTTATAGACTTCTTAATTAATGATAGCAACGCAGATAAACGCATAGTTGCCATCATAATTTAGTGGGAAACGGGACAATTGCTTCATCTCATGACTTTAAAATAACTTAAATCATATACAGACTGTCAATTAAAGCACAAGATTAATGGTGAGATTTCACCCAACTAACGATAGATACGCGCCCTTCCAATGCCTTACCGATGTCGTTGATTTTGGCATCGGGCAACAGGCGCGTACGCGTAAGCTGCGTCGTTACTTCTTCGGGCCAATCCGTGAGTCTGTCCAAATCGTAGTGATTCCAATCGGAGACGAGCTCGAGCTGACGACGTGCGGAAGGCCGTTTGGGTGACGAGAAGAACGGCTTGGTCTTGTAGTCGCGGTTGTCCACTTCGATTTCCCCAGCCCATAACGAGGCTCCCGTATCGAAGAGCGGCGCCGGACGTACCTCGAAAGTTTCGACGTTACGAATCACGCCGAAATTGTTATAGTGACGATCCGTGTTTCGCATGAGAAAATCAACCAAAAGCCAGTCATCAGTAGCTGCACGAATAGCATCAGCATTCGCACCGAAGGCCTCTGCTATCTGAAGCCACTGTTGCTCAGCACTCACTCCATGAGCTTGCTTGACACTTCCCAATAATTGCCAGGCTGAAACCAATTCCTCATCATCTTTAAGCATCTCGTCGCATAAAGAAACGAAACGATTCTGCTCGGCTCCCAGTGAATAGTGAACGGCTTTGATCCCAAGCCTTTCGCATAGCTTGGTTGCGATGACTTCGTTAATCGGTTCCTGCCCGGTTCGTCCGCCTTTGACCAAAATCCTCTTGCCGTTTTCGTTGATAATCCAACGTTTTGGCAAGTCGCCACCCGTCGAGGAGTCCGGAACATCAAAGCTGAATTCATGCGACGAAGAATAGGTGGTCAGCAGCAATTCGCCAAAACGTTCGTCGAAAGTATTGTCGAAAAAGTTTTGGTCTTCCCAACTAGCGTCGGAATCCTGCGGCTTCACCCAGAATTGGTCGGAAAGGCTCAACCCCAATGAGCGATTGAGCAAATCAACAGTCGACGAGGCACCTGTGACTTCCAGAACCTCCCGGATACGGTCACGGGTAGGAGGAATCGCGCGGGAACGCCACCATGCATTGATGCGACCTGCATACACGGCTATTTTTCCGTGGTCAACAAGTTCGCGAGGCAGCCGACGCTCATCGAGCACAACACCCGTACCAACCGCCTGACCGGAGTCTATATCATAGTCAAATTCCAGCACCGGATGAGTGCGACACATCAATACTCTGCGTTCCATGTCGTCTCCCTCCGAATTGATTTCACATGTGTTCTTAAGTCTATCCGCACTCACCGATGGCGAAGAACAGGTAAAACCGTATACTCAATTAATACAGACCAGATGGAATATCGCGTCGATACCTGGAGATTAAGGCAACAAAAAGTCGACCGATACCAAAACTGGAATAATGGAGAACAACCATTTCCTGATTGATGTCGATCGACCTTTTGCTGACGGAACCTGAACAAACTCAGCCCATGAAACCGGCATCTTTCAGGTAGCCCTTGCCGGCGGTGACGTCGTACTGGATGAGCTTGTAGTCGTGCATGAGCTGCTTGGTTTCCTTGTCAAAATCGCTCGCAGCCATCGGATGGCCATTGGGGTCGAGGTAGATCGGCTGACCTTCGGGGATGCGCGACCAACCCTGAATCTGGTTGACCACAGGCGGTTCCATCGCAGAAACCTTACCGTGCAGCTGGGTCAGGAAGGCAAGGAACGGCGTAACCTTGGCATTATTCTGTTCGGCGGCCTGCGCCATGAAGAAGTTCGGCGAGGAATAGGTTCCGTCCGGACTCTTGTAGCCCTGCCGTCCGCTGGCTTTGTTCGACCAGATGAAGTAATCGGTAGTGTGCAGCGCCAGCGAGTTTTTCTCGTCGGCCGAAGCGGTCTTGTAGATGCCCGGCAAGTGGTCGCCATAGAAGACGACGGTGACCGGCTTCTTAAGCGAGTCCATCTGCTCCAAGAACTTGGCGGTGGCCTTGTCGGTGATGTTCGCACCCTTAGCGTAGGTATTGATCGACTCGTTCTCATCGGCGCCGAGCGGTTGAGACGGGTCAGTCGATTCGGCCTTGAAAGTATTGCCCTTGTACCAGTTGTGGTACGGCATGTGGTTCTGCATCGTGGCGAGCTGGACGAATTCGTTCTGAGGATTCTTTTTCATCGATTCATAGACGCTCTGGTAGGCCGAGGCGTCGGAAACGTAGGGTGAAGAATCAATCTTCTGGCGGTGCGCGATGACCTCGGGTGGTTCCAGCGAATAGAAGTGCGAGAAGCCAAACTTCTTGTAATTGTTGGCGCGCAGGTACATCGACGGCTCGTAGGGGTGGAATGCGACGGAATGCTCTTTGCTCCCCCACAGCTGGTTGACGGTCGGCGTCCATTTTTCGCCAGGAATGAGCTGCTGGTACGGGCTCGTGAGTGACGGGTCAAAATTGGCCATCGACATGCCAGTCAGACTCATATATTCAAGGTTCGCAGTGCCGCCGCCGTAACCGGAAGAAAGCATGTAGCCCCCGGTCGTGTGTTCCTTGATCTCGCGGGTATTGGGAATCGCATCATGGTTGAGTTTGAGCCCAGGCACGCGCGACGGGTCGGAATACGATTCGGAGAGGATGAAGACTACACTGCCGTCGTCCATCTTCGTCGTACGCGTCTTGTTGATCTTCGCAGCTTCAGCGCTATAGCGTTTGGTGACCTGTTTCATCGTCGCCTCGCTATAATCGCTGGGCTGATCCATCACTTTGGGATGGGCCTGGCCCAGGAACGAAACCAGTGGACCATTGCGCTGCGCGTCGTAAACGGAATCCCACATCGAGGGGATATAGCCCATGGTATTGGCGAAGGAATGGGTAAAAGTATTGATTTGGCCGACCTGGTAGCTGAAACCGGTCACCAAAAGCAGCGGCACGACGATAAGCACAATACGCAGGGCAGCACCGAGACCCTTCCGCTTTATCTTATTGCTTTCATCCTTATTACTACCGCTTCTGTCAACTTTCTCATCATCGCCGATTGCCTTATTCTTATCAGCATCATCGTTTTTGACCGTACCTTTGCTATGGTCGCTTTGGTCAAAGCCATCACTGCCATCGTTACGGACTTTACTGCTATCGAAACCGAACACCTTCCCGTGCCGCACATCGAAATGGTTCAGCGCGACAAAAAGCGCGATTACCAAGACCATCGCAATCACAACGCCGGCAATCAGCCCGCCAGAACCGGAGGGAATGAAGCTCATCAGCGACCCAGCGTCACCGTTAGAGACGAAGCTAAGGTCAGAAGGCAGAATTGTCTCATATCGAACGCTGACCTTGAAATGCTCAATAATCGAAATGAGCATAATCAGCACAAACATCACCGGCGTCGCAATCCAGAAACGGTTGAACAACATAACCACAGCAAGATAAATGAGACCCAGCAAAAGCAGGTTCAGGACGAGGACGAAATTGCCCTTCTCCCACATCTTGGAAATCATGCCCCACACACCGGTAAGCGGACTGGCCAGCTTCACTCGGGTGCCGCTTTGGGAGACACCCTGCTGCAGGATAAGCGCCATGATGATGTCGAAGATCACGAACAGCAGCACATAAAGCCAGGCAGGAATGTGCAACCTCTTGGATTTCATGTCGGCTTTCACTTTTGCTTTCGGTTCCGATTTCACATCCACATTGCTTTCGTTCGCAGAACCGTCGCTCCCGTCTGCAGCGGTTCCCCGCACTGGTGAAGACACATCGTGTTCACCGTGCCCAACGTGCACATCACGTGAATTTTTTTTCTCAGCGAATTTCGCTTTTTCGACCTCGTCCATCTGATTTTCCTTCAATCAATTACGCGTATTGCGGTATCCGCTCACGTCCGTCTGCATCGCCATGCCCTGTTCATTACCAAGTAACATGGCCGTAAAACCTCATATTCCGGCTTTCACACGGAAAGCCCGCAGAAAAGATTCATATCGTTTCTTGCAACGTTTCCAATAATCATAACGACACGATACTATATCTTTCCTGTGAAAGTTCGAACGAATCCGACAATCATTCTTGCGACTGATTGTTCTTGGCGTTGCCCTGCGTCTAGAATCATGACGGAAGAATTTTTACGAAACTCAAGGAAATGATGGACTGGTTTTTCAACATTCAACTGCTCAAGGGCTGGCTACCCACTTCCCTGTTGGTGGCAACGATTATCGGTCTGGTCATCGTCGTCGTCCTCAAATCCAAGGACGGCTGGCGTGATCCTCTCTTAAAGCAGCTCGGATGGGGCGTGGTCGGCGGCTTGGTGGGCCGTGTCGTCGTCTGGCTGCTTTCCGACGTTTTCATGGTCTTCGGCGTAAGCCTCGGAAGTCTGGTGGAAACGACTATAACCTACGGTCTCGCGGTGATTTCGGCGTTGATCGCCGCGTGCGTGGATTCAGGGAAACTGCGTCGCGTCGTCGCCATCATCACCATCGTCCTGGCATTGGTCACCTGCGCGCTAAAGGTGGATGGCATCTACGGCGAATACACTACTTTGGGCTCGCTTTTCGGGCACAACCAATTCTCCAAACTCGACCCGAGCATCGTCGGCAAAGCAACCGACAAGTCCACCGACACCGTCGGAAAATGGGAAAAACTCGGCAAGGACGGCAAGCTGCCGACGATGCCCAAACAAGGGCAAGTCCATTCGATTGATATTCCCGCGACCCAGTCTCATTTCAAGGCGCGCACGGCCAACGTATACCTTCCGCCGGCAGCCCTGACAAAGAACCCACCCAAACTGCCGGTCATGATCGTCATGGCAGGCCAACCCGGCACACCGGACCGATTCTTCGCCGCCGGAGTGCTCGGCCAGAAGCTCGATGCCTACGCGGCCAAGCACTACGGCCTGGCTCCGATTGCGGTTTCTCCGGACCAGAACGGTTCATTGACGCACAATTCCCTGTGCGCCGATACACCTGCAGGCAACGCGGAAACCTACCTCACCAAGGATGTGACCAACTGGATCAAGTCCAATCTTCCCGTCGAGAAATCCCCTGACAAATGGCTAATTGGCGGGTTCTCGCAGGGAGGGACCTGCGCCACCCAGCTCGGACCGGCGCATCCTGACCTTTATGGTCATATCTATTCTGCGGGCGGCGAAATTGAGCCAACCACCGGTTCTCACAAAAGCACGGTGAAGAAATACTTCGGCGGCGATGAAAAGGCCTTTGATAAACACGTCCCGATCAAAATCATCAAACGCAACGCGCCTTCAAAGCAGACGTGGTTCTCCGCGGCCGGCCAGGTCGATTCGAAATCACAGAAGAACCAGAAAGCCATCTCCAAAGTGGCCATGGACTCGGGGATGTCGGTAACCACGGTGATTGTCAAAGGCACCGGACACGACTGGCACACCGTCAACGCCGGAATGACCGCCCAAATCGACATGTTCGGCACCGAGACCGGCCTCGGCAAGACCGGCAAAAGCATCGATTCCTATCCTCTGCTGGAAGTAGTGAGCGACAATACCAACACATTCGACGATTAAAAGTTATTACAAAAAAGCAAAATCCATCACAATGTTGTTATTGCATCAGATATGATGGTCAGACGAAGCGAAGAACGAAAGTCATTGAGCATGCAGAATCACGAAGATCCGAAAAACAAGAAAAGTAGAAAGGGTGGCCCTTCAAGCTGGACCGTGCTGGGCCATGATCTCGTCAGTTGGATGCGCGGACATCTTTTCGCCATCGTCGTTGCTGCCGTGTTCCTTTTCGTCAATATCTTTGATATGGTCGCCTCGGCCATCCGCCATATGCGCATCCCGGCCTACGGGCGCACCATAAGTCTCACCGAAATCCTTCTCGGACGAATGCAGAACGGTGCAAAACCGCATGACCCGTTCCAGCAGCCATTGCACAGCCAAGACATCATCCCGTGGCTGACGAAGATCCTGCGTTCCGCGGTATTTGTACGCAGTCCCCTGATGCTTATCGTCTACACGCTTTTGGTCGTCATCATCCTTGCCGTGGCGCAATCACGGCTTGGAGCTCTCAAAACGACGTTCGCGGCATTGTTCAGCGCCATCGTCGGCTCGACTCTGGGACTTTTGGTCTGCGTTCTGGTCGATATGGCCATGCACGACTGGCAGAGCATGGAGCGCCTGCCCGTGCTGCTCTCCCCTCTTACCATCATCATTGGAGCGCTGATGGCGGAAAGCGCCTACGAATCGGCACTCTGGCGCAGACGTATCCTGCTGCTCGGCTATACCGTTATCGGCACGCTGTTGCTCTTCAGCGGCAATCCCGGCGACTATTGCACACTCGGCGCGGCAATCGTTGGCCAGCTCACCGGTCTTCTGATGCACGGTCCAATCAAGGAACACATCCAATGGGCCAACAGCACCGACTATGAGATCCGTCGCCTCTTCGCTTTCGCCCAACTGGTGCTCGCCATCGGCCCGCTGTTGGCGCTGACCTCCACTTCCCATCTTGGCCCATTGACGACCTTCGGCCTCTTCACTTCCTCCATCTGGGGCGATTCCTCGCTCCTGACTTCCTGCAGTGTCAACCAGTCGGTGACCAGCTGCCTGCGCTTGGTCGCCACGAGACAGCACATTGCCATCGCGGGTCTCTGGCTGCATATGCTGCTGCCCATCGCCGCCCTCGCTTTGGTGGCATGGGGCCTTTACCACGGGCGTCGTCTGGCGGCATGGGTGAGCATCGTGCTCAATGGCGCGGCTGTCGTGTTCGCCGTTCTGTATTACGTTATTTTCCCCTTCACCATCACGCCTCTCAGCCCGAGCATGGCGAGCCGCTACAACTTCATGCCGGCTTTCATCACCACAGCCCTCCCGCCTTTGGTCTTGATCATCCTCATGGTTCGGGAGCTCCCGCATTTCAGCGTTTCCACCGGCACCTCCCGAGTTCGGAGCGGCATCATCGCGATGGCCGGCATGCTGCTGATCACCAGCGGCGTCTATATCGGCTTCGCCGTTGCCGCACCCCAGGACTTCAAGCCGCGCCCGACCGTCAAGCTTATGATCATGGATATGCTGCGCAGGCTTCTGCCCACCGGTTTCGGCGGACGCAAGTCCACAGCTCTCATCGTTCCTCAGACCACGCTGGCGACGCTGGTGAGTGAAGCCCTCACCGTCCTGTTCTGGCTGACGGTGCTGATCGTCTTCATCCTCTGGTTCCGCGACAACGTCACCCCCGACGAGCGCGACCGCAAGAAAGCCGAAGCGTTGGTCACCCTCGGCGGCGAATCAATGAGCTTCATGACCACCTGGGAAGGCAACCATTATTGGTTCTCACCATCCGGTCGTTCCGCCATCGCCTACCGCGTGCTCCACGGCATCGCCCTGACCGTCACCGGCCCCTTCGGCGAACCCAGCGAATACATGGACGACCTGCGCAAATTCAGTGCGTTCTGCACCGCAAAAGGCTGGTCTCCTTCCTTCTACGCCGTCCACGACGACCAGCGCAAGGAACTTGAAAACATGGGGTGGTCCTCCATCCAGGTCGGCACCGAAATGGTTCTAGACCCCAGCCAGTGGCAGACGCGAGGCAAGAAATGGCAGGATATCCGTACCGCCATCAACAAGGCCAAGCGCGACGGCATCACCGACGTGCTCACCACCTACGACCAGGCCGGTTTCAACATCGACCAACAGATCGTGGACATTTCAGAGCAATGGGCCCAGCTCAAGGCGCTACCGGAAATGAAGTTCACGCTCGGCGGTATCGAGGAGCTGCGCGACGACCGCGTGGCGCTGCTGTATGCGGTGGACGCACAAGGCACGGTTCTCGGCGTCACCAGCTGGCTGCCAACCTACCGCGACGGCCGGGTCATCGGCTGGACGCTGGACTTCATGCGCCATCGCACCGACAGCCCCAACGGCATCATGGAATTCCTTATCGCCCGTATGGCCGAGCGTCTGCGCGACCAGGGCCAGACCGATCCAGCCAATGCCGTGCAATTCATGAGCCTTTCGGCGGCCCCGCTTGCGGGCATGGGCGAGAAAGCGCCCGCTGCCGCAGATAAAGCCGTCGAAGGCGACAAGGCTGGTCAATCATCCGATAAATCAGATAAGGCCGATAAAGTCCAAAAGACAGACGAAACCGCAAAAACCAATCAATCCGGCAAGCCCGAAACCAAGGATAAGGATACTGGCAAAGCCAAGAACGAGGGTACAAAGAGCACAGATGATGCAACAGCGACATCGCCAAGCGGCACTGAGATCATCGAACATGCTCTGCAGATCGCGGCCGACGTGCTTGAGCCGGCCTACGGTTTCAAGTCGCTGTTCTTCTTCAAGAAGAAGTTCCAGCCCAGCCCGGCCCCAATCTATATCTGCTACCCCGATTCGGCCAAACTCGCGCAAATCGGCATTGCCGTGGTCAACGCCTACGTGCCGGAACTCAAGCCGAAGCAGGTTGTCGAAATCGTAAAATCCATGACCTCAACCGACAAGAGCGGCAAGAAGTAAGGGCGCAGTAAACACCTAAAACAAAAAGGATAGTGGCCAGTTATCATCAACTGGCCATTATCCTTTTCTAACGACTCAAATCCTATGAAGCAGATACCGAAATACTCCAAATACTCGAATATCAAGCCGGTTCTTTAGTCGATGTCGGAGCTTTCAAGCCGCTGGCAGTCCGGACACAATCCGAAAACCTCCAGCGTATGCGAACTGACCGTAAAACCATGCTCTTCAGCGATTTTGCGCACCCACTGTTCGGGAGGCTCGATTTCCACAGTCTTGCCACAGTTCTCACAGACCAGATGATGATGGTGCTCGCCATCCTTGCAGATACGGAACATCTGCTGATCGTTCAGGTGAATGGTGTCGGCCCTACCGTCGTCGGCCAGCGCGTTGAGCTGACGGTAGACAGTGGAGAGCCCGATGCCCTGCCCATCCTCACTTAAGATCCGATAGAGGTCCTGCGCTGAAACAAAATCGTCGCAACCGGCAAGCGCTTTTAACACGGCATCCTTCTGCCAGGTATGCTGGGTGCCGCGTCTGCCGCGGGACAGCATTCTGCGTACGGAACGTTCATTATCGCGTTGCTCGTTGGTTACCACCGTCACAAGCCTCTTTCATTCACATCATTATTTGGCTGCCGGAATAGTTGGAATCCTCGGCGCTCGTATCATGGATAAGACCATTTTAGCCGTATTCGTCCGCCTTGAAAAGGCCGGTTACACCGCCGAAGGCAGAATGTAGGCAATCTTTAAGGCATCACTTTCGGCGAACATCATCAAAACGATGCATGCGGCAAACCCTTTGGCACTTCGCCATTATTGTCGCAAATCGTCCCAGCAGCCGGTGGCTTCGAGCTCGTCGACCGTGCGTTGTGTATCGTCGGTCAGCACCGTGATATGGCCCATCTTGCGGTCCTGACGAACCTCAGCCTTGCCGTAATCGTGCACGTACCACTCAGGATGCTTGGCAATGAGTTTGCGTGTCGGAGCGACGTGCTGGCCCAGAACATTTGCCATCACTGCCGGGCTTAAGAGCTTTGGCTGTGGCAACGGCCATCCGGCAATGCCACGGATGTGGGCGTCGAACTGGTCGATGGAACAGGCCTCGATGGTGTAATGGCCGGAATTGTGCGGGCGTGGGGCGAGCTCGTTGACCACCACGCGGCCATCCTTGGTGATGAACAGTTCGATGGCGAGTGTTCCAGCCAGTTCAAAGCCTTTCGCAAGCCGCAAAGCCAAGGCATTGGCTTCCTTGGCGATCTCGTCGCTGACCTGCGCGGGCGCGATGGTCAGGTGCAGGATGTTGTGGCGATGCTCGTTGCGCACGATGGGGAACGTGACGAAATCATGCCCGTTGCCGGAAATCAGAATCGAGGCTTCGAAAGCAAAATCGACGAAACCTTCCAAGACAGAGGGCGGGAATGTGCCTTCTTGTTCGTCTCGCTTATGGATCTCAGCCAAATCTTCTGGTCCGCGCAGCACGACTTGTCCGTGGCCGTCGTAGCCACCACGACGAGTCTTCAGAACTGCCGGACAGCCGATTTCTTCGATAGCTTTGTCGAGGTCTGCAAGGCTATCAACCTGTCGCCAAGGCGCGGTCTGGGTACCATGATCGTTGATGAACTGCTTTTCGAAAACACGGTCTTGCGTTACTCGAAGCAAGTCGGTTCCCTGTGGAACGGCGACGCTGCCACGCACCTCATCGATGGCATCGGCATCCACGTTCTCGAACTCGTAGGTGAGCACGTCGCTACGTTCGGCAAGCTCACGAATCGCTGCTTTGTCGTCATAATCGGCCGTGACCTGGAAATCGGCGACCTGAGCGACCGGGCAATCCGGCGTCGGGTCGAGTACACCGATGTGGAAGCCGTGGTAACGCGCGGAAAGCGCCATCATGCGCCCGAGTTGCCCGCCCCCAATGATGCCAATGGTTGCGCCCGGCATCAGCGTTTCAATTTTGCCGTTGGTCTCTTCAGACAAGCTGGGCATTAGACTCCTCCACCTTCTTCTTGAGACCTTCGCGGTAGTCAGCGAGTGCTTGCGCCAAGGAATCGTCGGAAATACTTAAAATACTGACTGCCAACAGTCCGGCGTTCTGCGCGCCTGAATTGCCGATGGCCGTCGTCGCCACAGGGATGCCTCCGGGCATCTGGACGATGGAAAGCAGGGAGTCCACGCCGGAAAGCGCGTGTGATTTCACCGGCACGCCGATAACCGGCAAGGTGGTCTGCGCAGCGACCATCCCAGGAAGGTGCGCGGCTCCCCCGGCTCCCGCGATAATCACCTTGATGCCGTTCTTGCGCGCGTTGTGCGCAAAATCCGCCATCAATTCGGGCGTGCGGTGGGCGGAAATTACCTGTTTCGAATAGGAGACGTTGAACTGGTCGAGGGTGTCGCAAGCGTGACGCATCGTCTCCCAATCGCTTGCCGAACCCATAATCAC
This window encodes:
- a CDS encoding transcriptional repressor; this translates as MLSRGRRGTQHTWQKDAVLKALAGCDDFVSAQDLYRILSEDGQGIGLSTVYRQLNALADDGRADTIHLNDQQMFRICKDGEHHHHLVCENCGKTVEIEPPEQWVRKIAEEHGFTVSSHTLEVFGLCPDCQRLESSDID
- the purE gene encoding 5-(carboxyamino)imidazole ribonucleotide mutase, producing the protein MAAHAPKVAVIMGSASDWETMRHACDTLDQFNVSYSKQVISAHRTPELMADFAHNARKNGIKVIIAGAGGAAHLPGMVAAQTTLPVIGVPVKSHALSGVDSLLSIVQMPGGIPVATTAIGNSGAQNAGLLAVSILSISDDSLAQALADYREGLKKKVEESNAQLV
- the purK gene encoding 5-(carboxyamino)imidazole ribonucleotide synthase — protein: MPSLSEETNGKIETLMPGATIGIIGGGQLGRMMALSARYHGFHIGVLDPTPDCPVAQVADFQVTADYDDKAAIRELAERSDVLTYEFENVDADAIDEVRGSVAVPQGTDLLRVTQDRVFEKQFINDHGTQTAPWRQVDSLADLDKAIEEIGCPAVLKTRRGGYDGHGQVVLRGPEDLAEIHKRDEQEGTFPPSVLEGFVDFAFEASILISGNGHDFVTFPIVRNEHRHNILHLTIAPAQVSDEIAKEANALALRLAKGFELAGTLAIELFITKDGRVVVNELAPRPHNSGHYTIEACSIDQFDAHIRGIAGWPLPQPKLLSPAVMANVLGQHVAPTRKLIAKHPEWYVHDYGKAEVRQDRKMGHITVLTDDTQRTVDELEATGCWDDLRQ
- a CDS encoding DUF2156 domain-containing protein; its protein translation is MQNHEDPKNKKSRKGGPSSWTVLGHDLVSWMRGHLFAIVVAAVFLFVNIFDMVASAIRHMRIPAYGRTISLTEILLGRMQNGAKPHDPFQQPLHSQDIIPWLTKILRSAVFVRSPLMLIVYTLLVVIILAVAQSRLGALKTTFAALFSAIVGSTLGLLVCVLVDMAMHDWQSMERLPVLLSPLTIIIGALMAESAYESALWRRRILLLGYTVIGTLLLFSGNPGDYCTLGAAIVGQLTGLLMHGPIKEHIQWANSTDYEIRRLFAFAQLVLAIGPLLALTSTSHLGPLTTFGLFTSSIWGDSSLLTSCSVNQSVTSCLRLVATRQHIAIAGLWLHMLLPIAALALVAWGLYHGRRLAAWVSIVLNGAAVVFAVLYYVIFPFTITPLSPSMASRYNFMPAFITTALPPLVLIILMVRELPHFSVSTGTSRVRSGIIAMAGMLLITSGVYIGFAVAAPQDFKPRPTVKLMIMDMLRRLLPTGFGGRKSTALIVPQTTLATLVSEALTVLFWLTVLIVFILWFRDNVTPDERDRKKAEALVTLGGESMSFMTTWEGNHYWFSPSGRSAIAYRVLHGIALTVTGPFGEPSEYMDDLRKFSAFCTAKGWSPSFYAVHDDQRKELENMGWSSIQVGTEMVLDPSQWQTRGKKWQDIRTAINKAKRDGITDVLTTYDQAGFNIDQQIVDISEQWAQLKALPEMKFTLGGIEELRDDRVALLYAVDAQGTVLGVTSWLPTYRDGRVIGWTLDFMRHRTDSPNGIMEFLIARMAERLRDQGQTDPANAVQFMSLSAAPLAGMGEKAPAAADKAVEGDKAGQSSDKSDKADKVQKTDETAKTNQSGKPETKDKDTGKAKNEGTKSTDDATATSPSGTEIIEHALQIAADVLEPAYGFKSLFFFKKKFQPSPAPIYICYPDSAKLAQIGIAVVNAYVPELKPKQVVEIVKSMTSTDKSGKK